A segment of the Pseudomonas serboccidentalis genome:
CAGTGAGCGCTCGCTGTACGCCGCCTGCCAGATTGGCACACCACTGCTGATGCTGGGGTTGGCAATTTTTCTGCAGGAAGTGTTTTTTCCTCACGCGGCCAATCGCTGGATAGTGCCCATGCTCGCCACCGGCGCCGGTTATCTGCTGCCCAAGCGACTGCTGGCGTACGCCGCCGGGCGTCGGCAGAAAACCATCGCGGTGGAAATCTCCACGTTCATCCCGCTGCTGCGCATCCTCTTCGAATCGGGGATGGCGGTCGAACAAGCCTTGCGCGTGCTCAGCAGCGAAGGGCAAAAACTGCTGCCGGAACTGACCCGCGAGCTGCGCCTGATTCTGGCGCGGGTCGACTCGGGACTCGAGCTGGGACAGGAACTGCACAAGACCTCGGTGATGCTCGCGGTCGATGAGTTCACCGACACCTGCGTGATCCTGCAACAGCTGATTCAGCAGGGCGGCGGGGCGATGAAATCGCTGTTGGCGCTCAAGCAATTGCTCGACGACCGACGCCTGACCCGACTGCAGGAATATATCTCGAAGATGTCCGCGAAGATGTCGGTGGTGATGATGCTGTTTCTGTTTCCTGCTTTGCTGATCGTACTGGCCGGCCCGGGATTCACCGCGATTACCCGGGCGTTTGCAAACTGACGTTGGCTCACGGAGAGCATTTGATGAAAGCACTGATTGTCGTGGCAAGTCTGTTGATGCTCGGTGGTTGCGCCACCGACGGTCAGGCGCCGTGGTCGGCGCTGCTGGCGCCGACCAGTTGCAGCAAGCTCGATTCCGAACAGGAACTGGCCCTGAACCTGGCCGACGACCTGGCCAACGACGGCAAGCTGCACGCCAGCCTGGCCAACCTGCAAAGCCTGCCCGACAACCTGGTCGAGGTGCGCCTGCGCAAGGCCAAGGTCTACCGCTTGCTCGGGCGCAATGAGGCCGAGCCGTTATATCGCGGACTGCTCGGTACGTGCCTGACGGCGGACGCCGAACATGGTCTGGGCCAGCTCTATGCGGCCCGTGGCGATAACGCTCAGGCCCTGACGCACTTGCAGCGCGCGGTGCGTCTGGCGCCAACCAATGAAAAGATTCGCAACGACCTGGGCGTGGTCTACCTCAACCAGTTGCGCCTTGAAGACGCCCGTTTCGAATTCCTCACCGCCATCGAACTCAAGCAGAACGATCAACTGGCACCGCTGAATCTGGTGACCTTGCTGCTCTATCAGAACAACTGGCAGCAAGCTGCCGAAATCGTCAGCCGCGCGCACCTGACGCCGGAGCAATTCTCCGAAGCCCAGAGCCGTGCGGAAAAACTCAAGGTACCGGCCAAGGCCCCGGCGGCGGCCGGCAATCAGGTGGCGGTAGTGGCTGACCCACAACCGTCGACGCTCAAGTGACACTCCGGGAGATCACCATGAACACCTTGCACCGCGTGTGCTGCCTGACCCTGCTCAGCCTGCCGCTTGCAGCCCAGGCAATCGACGCCGGCCCGGCCTCGGCGCAGCAACAGGAAACCGAAGGCTGGCTGGTGCTGCAAAGCCGCAACCAGGCCGCTTCGCCCAAACCGCAAACCGCCACGGCGACCGAGAGAGAACTGGCGATGCAGCGCTGGCTGAAGAAGTACAAGTACGAGATTCCGGATTTCTACGACCCGGATGCCGGTGGCAAGATCGAGACCAAAAACTAGCTTGAGGGCGACACCTGATCCAGCGTTGATCACAGGCGAGGCCGGCTCTCACTCATGACCTTGTGAGAGCCGGCCTCGCCTGTGACCGACGTTTACAACTGATAGCTGAAACTGATGCTGTAACGCGCCCGGCGATTGAACGTATCCAGCGCTTCATCCGACATCGGCTTGGCGGCCTCCAACGCAATGTTGTAGTACTTGGCATCGCCAAAACGCAGCCCCACCGCCGCTGATGACAGGTCGTTGCTCTGCACCTGCAGTTTGTTGAACCAGGTTTTGGAACGGTCCAGCACCACGTACGGCTGCAGAATGCGCACCCAGTTGCCGTCGCGATTGAAGCTGTAGTTGACCTCGTAAGCCGCCCCCCAGCCCTTGTCACCCGACGCTTGATCATCCGGGTAGCCACGGCCGAAGTTTTGCCCGCCAAACACCGCTCGCTCGCTGTCGGGCAAGGTGTCGTCGCTCCAGTACAGGGCGGCCGACAGCACCCCTTGCCAGTTGTCGAAGAACTTGTCGCTCTGCACCCCGGAGAGGCGCAGGCGCAGGAAGTTCAGGTCCAGCGCCGGGTTGTTGGAGTGCGCGCCCATGCTGTCGAGGCCTTGATACAGGCCGCCACTGAGAATCCGTAGCTGCCGGGTATCGGCCTTGCGCCAGTCGCCTTCGAACGCGAGGGCGCGCACGTTGGTGCGCTCCTCGATACTCACCGGGTAGCCGACCACGTCGTAACGGTTTTTGTCATCCACCGCGTACAGCCGCGCTCCACCATTGAGCAGCTCGTTGGATGCCGCAATGAACGGGTGGCTGACGCCGATGGAATAACGATCGTCCTCCTTGTGCGGCTTGAGTTCGAAGCCGTCGCTGGTGAGCACGTTGGTGCCCGGGTCGGCCCGGTAGCGAGAGGCGAACAGGCTCAGTTGCGTGCCTTCGCTGTTGAGGAACTGGTTGTAGTCCAGGCGGTAGTAGTGCTCGTGATCGTCCCCCGGCGGAAACAGACCGCTGAGGGTCAACTGCTCGCCCATGGCCGTCTGAGAATTGCTGCTGACGCCCAGCAGTGCCTGAGTACCGTTGCGATTGTCTTCGGTGGTGTTCAGGCTGCTGGTGAACGCTTTGCGGCTGGCCTGGGCCACCAGCGTGGTGGCGCCGTCGGTGGTGCCGGGCGGCGGTACTTGCGCCTGAAGGGTCACACCGGGGATGCGGGTCATCAGCGTGGTGTAGCGTTCGAACGTCTTGCGGGTCAGCGGTCGTTCGGCCTGGATTTTTGCTGCCAGTTCGTCGAGCAGACCTTTGACCCGACCGATATCGCCCTGCACCTGAACATCACGCACATAACCCTCCACCAATACCACCCGGGCCACACCGCCATCGAAGCGCTGTTGCGGCAGGAAGGCATAGGACAGCAGGTAGCCGTCCTTCTGATAGCGACGGGTGATGTTGCGTGTGGCTTCGATCAGATCGGCCAGGCTGGTCTGGTGGCCGATCAGGGGTTTGTAGACTTCGGCCAGTTCGTTGAGCGGGTAGATCGTGCCGCCTTCGATCTGCACGGTTTTCAGATTGATTTTTGTCTCCATCAGCAATGGTTGCGCTGCGGCCGCGCCAGGTTCTGGGACTTGCAGGGGCGTGGCGGCCGGACGATAGGCATCCGCCGGCAGGTTCGGCACGGGTAGATTGCGAGTGGTT
Coding sequences within it:
- a CDS encoding type II secretion system F family protein, which encodes MVYLAALMLLLGALLLVVNHLLTERRRVRQVNQRLQGHLVRESRFGHWLRALGNSKFGQRSVSIDSETQTLLSRLGWRRASERSLYAACQIGTPLLMLGLAIFLQEVFFPHAANRWIVPMLATGAGYLLPKRLLAYAAGRRQKTIAVEISTFIPLLRILFESGMAVEQALRVLSSEGQKLLPELTRELRLILARVDSGLELGQELHKTSVMLAVDEFTDTCVILQQLIQQGGGAMKSLLALKQLLDDRRLTRLQEYISKMSAKMSVVMMLFLFPALLIVLAGPGFTAITRAFAN
- a CDS encoding tetratricopeptide repeat protein, whose product is MKALIVVASLLMLGGCATDGQAPWSALLAPTSCSKLDSEQELALNLADDLANDGKLHASLANLQSLPDNLVEVRLRKAKVYRLLGRNEAEPLYRGLLGTCLTADAEHGLGQLYAARGDNAQALTHLQRAVRLAPTNEKIRNDLGVVYLNQLRLEDARFEFLTAIELKQNDQLAPLNLVTLLLYQNNWQQAAEIVSRAHLTPEQFSEAQSRAEKLKVPAKAPAAAGNQVAVVADPQPSTLK
- a CDS encoding DUF3613 domain-containing protein, which translates into the protein MNTLHRVCCLTLLSLPLAAQAIDAGPASAQQQETEGWLVLQSRNQAASPKPQTATATERELAMQRWLKKYKYEIPDFYDPDAGGKIETKN
- a CDS encoding ShlB/FhaC/HecB family hemolysin secretion/activation protein; amino-acid sequence: MRVMASLLFLSISSAALADTLPSFLNSNETTRNLPVPNLPADAYRPAATPLQVPEPGAAAAQPLLMETKINLKTVQIEGGTIYPLNELAEVYKPLIGHQTSLADLIEATRNITRRYQKDGYLLSYAFLPQQRFDGGVARVVLVEGYVRDVQVQGDIGRVKGLLDELAAKIQAERPLTRKTFERYTTLMTRIPGVTLQAQVPPPGTTDGATTLVAQASRKAFTSSLNTTEDNRNGTQALLGVSSNSQTAMGEQLTLSGLFPPGDDHEHYYRLDYNQFLNSEGTQLSLFASRYRADPGTNVLTSDGFELKPHKEDDRYSIGVSHPFIAASNELLNGGARLYAVDDKNRYDVVGYPVSIEERTNVRALAFEGDWRKADTRQLRILSGGLYQGLDSMGAHSNNPALDLNFLRLRLSGVQSDKFFDNWQGVLSAALYWSDDTLPDSERAVFGGQNFGRGYPDDQASGDKGWGAAYEVNYSFNRDGNWVRILQPYVVLDRSKTWFNKLQVQSNDLSSAAVGLRFGDAKYYNIALEAAKPMSDEALDTFNRRARYSISFSYQL